In Pseudovibrio brasiliensis, the following are encoded in one genomic region:
- a CDS encoding DUF992 domain-containing protein translates to MRKCLALAAVAALGFSTSAYSADTPTTPPEEPKKDRPGVEVGSLTCDLVAGTNFIVGSSHELSCVFKSPSGKRIEGYTGTINSYGLDIGPVTSGTLVWGVVAPKANLKPGSLAGNYGGVSAGVTLGAGVQANVLLGGLNRSIALQPLSLQGQTGANITAGVTGLRLTKQ, encoded by the coding sequence ATGAGAAAATGCCTTGCTTTAGCTGCTGTCGCCGCTCTTGGTTTCAGCACTTCCGCCTATTCTGCTGACACTCCTACAACTCCTCCCGAAGAACCAAAGAAAGATCGTCCCGGTGTGGAAGTCGGGTCTTTGACCTGTGATCTGGTGGCTGGCACCAACTTCATTGTTGGCTCCTCCCATGAGCTGTCCTGCGTCTTCAAGTCACCCAGTGGCAAACGCATTGAGGGCTATACCGGCACCATCAACAGCTATGGTCTGGATATCGGCCCTGTGACCTCTGGTACGCTGGTTTGGGGTGTTGTGGCACCTAAGGCCAATCTGAAACCGGGGTCTCTTGCCGGGAACTATGGCGGTGTCTCAGCGGGTGTGACGCTGGGTGCTGGTGTGCAAGCCAACGTTTTGCTGGGCGGCCTGAACCGCTCTATCGCACTGCAGCCTTTGAGCCTGCAGGGGCAGACCGGCGCGAACATCACGGCTGGTGTAACGGGGTTGCGGCTGACCAAGCAGTGA
- a CDS encoding pyridoxal phosphate-dependent aminotransferase has translation MGFIADSLSRVKPSATIAVTTKARELKAAGRDVIGLGAGEPDFDTPDNIKAAAIAAINDGKTKYTAVDGTPELKQAISAKFLRDNGLKYEPNQITVGTGGKQVLYNALIATINPGDEVLIPTPYWVSYPDMVLLAGGEPVVVEADQKTFKITPEALEAAITPKTKWLIFNSPSNPSGAGYTRDELKALTGVLLKHPHVWIMSDDMYEHLVYDDFEFTTPAQIEPKLYERTLTVNGVSKAYSMTGWRIGYAGGPVDLIKAMAKVQSQSTSNPCSISQAAAVEALNGTQDFIPVNNKVFQDRRDLVVSMLNQASGLECPVPEGAFYVFPSCAGTIGKTAPSGKVLETDLDFASELLETEGVAVVPGSAFGLGPNFRVSYATSTEALTEACTRIQRFCGNLK, from the coding sequence ATGGGCTTTATCGCTGACTCGCTGTCTCGTGTGAAACCATCTGCAACGATTGCAGTAACCACGAAGGCACGCGAACTGAAAGCCGCAGGCCGCGACGTTATCGGCCTTGGTGCTGGCGAACCAGATTTTGATACGCCAGACAACATTAAAGCTGCTGCGATTGCAGCCATTAATGACGGCAAAACAAAATACACAGCGGTTGATGGCACTCCTGAGCTGAAACAGGCAATCAGCGCAAAGTTTCTGCGCGACAATGGCCTGAAGTATGAGCCAAACCAGATTACTGTCGGTACCGGTGGTAAGCAGGTGCTCTACAATGCGTTGATCGCAACCATCAATCCGGGCGATGAAGTTCTCATCCCAACTCCATACTGGGTGTCTTACCCAGACATGGTGCTGCTTGCTGGTGGTGAGCCAGTGGTTGTTGAAGCGGATCAGAAGACCTTCAAGATCACTCCGGAAGCTCTGGAAGCGGCGATTACGCCCAAAACCAAGTGGCTGATCTTCAACTCACCATCCAACCCATCCGGCGCTGGCTACACCCGTGATGAGCTGAAAGCTCTGACCGGCGTGCTGCTGAAGCATCCGCATGTTTGGATTATGTCTGACGACATGTATGAGCATCTGGTCTATGACGACTTTGAGTTCACCACTCCTGCGCAGATCGAGCCTAAGCTTTATGAGCGCACTCTGACTGTGAATGGTGTTTCCAAAGCATACTCCATGACCGGTTGGCGTATTGGTTATGCTGGTGGTCCTGTTGATCTGATCAAAGCAATGGCGAAGGTTCAGTCTCAGTCCACCTCCAACCCGTGCTCCATCTCTCAGGCAGCTGCGGTTGAAGCGCTGAACGGTACGCAGGACTTTATTCCGGTCAACAACAAAGTCTTCCAGGATCGTCGTGATCTGGTTGTTTCCATGTTGAACCAGGCATCCGGCCTTGAGTGTCCGGTTCCAGAGGGTGCGTTCTACGTGTTCCCATCCTGTGCTGGCACCATTGGTAAGACTGCGCCTTCCGGTAAGGTCCTTGAGACTGATCTGGACTTTGCAAGCGAGCTTCTGGAAACAGAAGGTGTTGCTGTTGTGCCGGGTTCTGCGTTCGGTCTGGGTCCAAACTTCCGCGTTTCCTACGCGACTTCCACTGAAGCTCTGACCGAGGCTTGCACTCGTATTCAGCGTTTCTGCGGAAACCTGAAGTAA
- a CDS encoding GtrA family protein, producing MNILLRKLLENQFIRFGMVGGSGLVVDLAALAFFWQVVGLDPLIARILSIWVAMTNNWFWNRVFTFRSEGSPLGEYFRFVLVNSVGAVINYSTYGALITLIDGFSTYLAVILATLVSMTFNFVLSKIYAFKS from the coding sequence GTGAACATCCTGCTGCGAAAACTCCTAGAAAATCAGTTCATTCGCTTTGGAATGGTCGGCGGCTCCGGTCTTGTGGTGGATCTCGCCGCCCTCGCCTTCTTCTGGCAGGTTGTCGGTCTCGATCCCCTCATCGCGCGAATCCTGTCCATCTGGGTTGCCATGACCAACAACTGGTTCTGGAATCGCGTCTTCACCTTCCGCTCAGAAGGCAGCCCACTGGGGGAGTATTTCAGATTCGTTCTGGTCAACAGCGTGGGCGCGGTCATCAACTACAGCACCTATGGCGCACTCATCACCCTGATCGACGGCTTCTCCACGTATCTGGCCGTGATCCTCGCTACGCTGGTCTCCATGACATTCAACTTCGTGCTCTCAAAGATCTACGCCTTCAAAAGCTGA
- a CDS encoding DUF3775 domain-containing protein, translating to MAVELALSADTVRMIVQKARAVSESLPDTYEDGHEGDLSFDTEKLENVHHHDGLAEEEHDDFSESELREIIDDLNVDEATELVAIAWIGRGDYDQNDLDIAFSEARERSTSPVSTYLLGLPLLPDYLEAGLEALNL from the coding sequence ATGGCCGTAGAACTAGCACTATCTGCAGATACTGTTCGCATGATCGTACAAAAAGCGCGCGCTGTTTCCGAAAGCCTGCCAGACACTTACGAAGACGGGCACGAAGGCGATCTGTCCTTCGACACGGAAAAACTGGAAAACGTTCACCACCATGACGGGCTTGCAGAAGAAGAGCACGATGACTTTTCTGAGTCTGAGCTGAGAGAAATCATCGACGATCTGAACGTCGACGAAGCAACTGAGCTGGTCGCCATCGCGTGGATTGGACGTGGTGATTACGACCAAAACGATCTGGATATCGCTTTCTCTGAAGCACGCGAGCGATCCACATCTCCGGTCTCAACCTACCTTTTGGGACTACCGCTCTTGCCTGATTATCTTGAGGCTGGTCTCGAAGCTCTGAATCTATGA
- a CDS encoding DMT family transporter, translated as MTRASANILLLMAGLIWGMAFVAQSTAMENLGPLQFTGLRFLLATLVILPFALRERRIHNTKKLTKAHMPALLMICVAFTLGTVLQQYGIVITSVTNAGFLTAIYVVLTPILVTLFFKGRPHFLVWPASLFTLLGIYLLGGGLTALNAGDLLMLFCAVFWALQVIFVGRLASTSGRPITIAVIQFASIGVICVFLSLFFESYSLQSLQNAWFEIFFAGALSGGVAFTFQAFGQQWTTPSDAAIMLSSEALFAALAAAVILGERIAPIGMVGCALIFSGILLVEVGPHYIKSRRSVAQAE; from the coding sequence ATGACTAGGGCATCTGCAAACATTCTTCTTCTTATGGCCGGCCTCATCTGGGGCATGGCCTTTGTCGCGCAGTCAACCGCAATGGAAAATCTTGGCCCATTGCAGTTCACTGGCCTGCGCTTTCTTCTCGCGACCTTGGTGATCCTGCCATTTGCTCTGCGAGAACGCCGCATTCACAACACCAAAAAGCTGACCAAGGCACACATGCCGGCACTTTTGATGATTTGTGTTGCCTTCACTCTGGGCACGGTTCTGCAGCAATACGGCATCGTCATCACCAGCGTCACCAACGCTGGTTTTCTGACAGCCATCTACGTTGTATTGACGCCGATCCTCGTAACGCTGTTCTTTAAAGGACGTCCCCACTTCCTCGTCTGGCCTGCCAGCTTGTTCACACTACTCGGCATCTACCTGCTCGGCGGAGGTTTGACAGCCCTGAACGCAGGCGATCTGCTCATGCTGTTTTGCGCCGTCTTCTGGGCCCTTCAGGTGATCTTCGTGGGACGCCTCGCAAGCACATCAGGCCGCCCAATCACCATCGCCGTCATCCAGTTCGCATCCATCGGCGTGATCTGCGTGTTCCTCTCACTCTTCTTCGAGAGCTACTCCCTGCAGTCATTGCAGAACGCATGGTTTGAGATCTTCTTCGCAGGCGCTTTGTCAGGCGGCGTTGCCTTCACATTCCAGGCATTCGGCCAGCAATGGACAACCCCATCCGACGCCGCAATCATGCTCTCATCAGAAGCACTGTTCGCAGCTCTCGCAGCTGCTGTCATTCTGGGAGAACGCATCGCCCCAATCGGCATGGTCGGCTGCGCTCTGATCTTCAGCGGCATCCTGCTGGTGGAAGTCGGTCCGCACTACATCAAATCCAGACGCAGTGTGGCACAGGCTGAATAG
- a CDS encoding plastocyanin/azurin family copper-binding protein, translating into MKRILSTLALSVLMVGGALAEEGKTYMVNQVTDASANTPSHMFRFEPDLLEVPLGATVKFDNFDGNHTVISIKKMTPEGGPKFKFSKMSPDRNVTFDTPGIYGVTCGIHGRFGMAMIIKVGEDNAEDLKSARTVVPGGRMGTKISQILDRLEDK; encoded by the coding sequence ATGAAAAGAATTCTCTCAACCCTTGCCCTAAGTGTTTTGATGGTGGGTGGTGCGCTTGCTGAGGAGGGCAAGACGTATATGGTCAATCAGGTGACTGATGCCAGTGCGAATACGCCTTCTCATATGTTCCGGTTTGAGCCGGATCTGCTTGAGGTTCCGCTGGGTGCCACTGTTAAGTTTGATAATTTTGACGGCAACCACACTGTTATCTCGATCAAGAAGATGACACCGGAAGGCGGGCCAAAGTTCAAGTTCAGCAAGATGTCTCCTGACCGGAATGTGACCTTTGATACGCCGGGTATTTATGGTGTGACCTGCGGTATTCATGGTCGCTTTGGTATGGCGATGATTATCAAGGTGGGTGAAGACAATGCTGAGGATCTGAAGAGTGCGCGCACCGTGGTGCCGGGTGGCCGTATGGGCACCAAGATCTCTCAGATACTGGATCGGCTGGAAGACAAGTAA
- a CDS encoding S9 family peptidase yields MSIEDRKSARPLTSFSDRHIGLTLHWSSDSTRILISRDKLGDENYHILSVPIDGSNPVALSPENGVKAFLQEPPTKHTDEVLIAHNQRTVKRFDLYSVSLTTGNSQLIEKNDQFAGFFTDGDFNVRLARRYTEDGEIEYLHRPDGKEWRRYTLIPFEDSLTTRPAEFSNDGQTLFWLDSRGRDKAAVIAEDVQTRTTTLLTQHPQADISNLLLHPRTNHPLAAAATYARKDWLPIDPALEPTLSHLHEAFSGDVDITSISNDTQKLILAHMQDKKPIEYFYFDRATQKATPLFSAQPKLSDIPLANMLPVDVKTRDGLNLVCYLSQPVKTEKPCPMVLVVHGGPYMRDFWGLNPTHQWLANRGYAVLSVNFRGSTGFGKRFVNASTKEWGGKMQTDLLDTVDWAIEKGITDPDHIAIMGGSYGGFAALTGLTQTPKKFACAVDLVGISNLVSFLNSIPHYWKTWKTVYKNRLGDYTTEEGRAFLKERSPLTHVNRIEKPLLIVQGGQDVRVKASESEQIVSAMQDHDIPVTYALFPDEGHGIQKMHNRRAYHAIVEQFLAQHLGGKAEPVGTDFEGSSLQFPAGRELIEGL; encoded by the coding sequence ATGAGTATTGAAGATCGTAAGTCAGCTCGTCCACTCACATCCTTCAGTGATCGCCATATCGGTCTCACACTCCACTGGTCTTCCGACAGCACCCGAATTCTGATTTCTCGAGACAAGCTTGGCGACGAAAACTATCATATACTAAGCGTTCCGATTGATGGTTCAAATCCGGTGGCTTTAAGCCCGGAAAACGGCGTCAAAGCATTTCTTCAGGAACCTCCAACCAAACACACGGATGAAGTCCTGATTGCTCACAATCAAAGGACAGTAAAACGCTTCGATCTCTACAGTGTCTCTCTAACCACCGGAAACAGCCAACTTATAGAGAAAAACGACCAGTTTGCTGGCTTCTTCACCGACGGCGATTTCAACGTCCGCCTCGCTCGCCGTTACACGGAGGATGGTGAGATAGAATATCTCCATCGACCAGATGGCAAGGAGTGGCGGCGCTACACTCTCATCCCCTTCGAAGACAGCCTGACAACCAGACCTGCTGAATTCAGCAATGACGGGCAAACCTTGTTCTGGCTCGACAGTCGTGGCCGAGACAAAGCAGCAGTCATTGCAGAAGATGTGCAAACACGAACTACCACTTTACTCACACAACATCCGCAAGCAGATATCAGCAACTTACTGCTCCATCCTCGCACAAACCACCCTCTAGCCGCGGCAGCTACGTATGCTCGCAAAGATTGGCTCCCAATAGATCCAGCTCTCGAACCGACACTCTCTCACTTACACGAGGCTTTTTCTGGCGATGTAGACATCACCAGTATATCTAATGACACACAAAAACTCATTCTTGCTCATATGCAAGATAAGAAGCCGATTGAGTACTTCTACTTCGATAGAGCGACCCAAAAGGCCACACCTCTATTTTCAGCGCAGCCAAAACTAAGCGATATACCTCTGGCAAACATGTTACCCGTAGACGTAAAGACTAGGGATGGTCTTAATCTGGTCTGCTATCTGTCACAGCCAGTCAAAACAGAAAAACCTTGTCCTATGGTGTTGGTCGTTCACGGCGGCCCGTACATGAGAGACTTTTGGGGATTGAATCCAACACACCAATGGTTGGCAAACCGAGGCTATGCGGTGCTCTCTGTCAACTTCAGAGGCTCTACCGGATTTGGAAAGAGGTTCGTGAATGCTTCCACCAAAGAGTGGGGCGGCAAGATGCAAACTGATTTGCTGGATACTGTGGACTGGGCCATTGAAAAAGGCATAACCGATCCAGACCACATCGCCATAATGGGCGGTAGTTATGGCGGCTTTGCAGCCCTGACAGGTCTCACTCAGACCCCAAAGAAGTTTGCCTGTGCCGTTGATTTAGTCGGTATATCCAACCTCGTGAGTTTCCTAAACAGCATCCCCCACTATTGGAAAACATGGAAGACAGTCTATAAAAACCGGCTAGGCGATTACACAACTGAAGAAGGTCGCGCCTTCCTGAAAGAGCGCTCTCCTCTGACACACGTCAATCGCATTGAGAAACCACTACTCATCGTTCAGGGCGGCCAAGACGTTCGCGTCAAGGCATCTGAGTCAGAACAAATCGTCTCCGCCATGCAAGATCACGATATCCCTGTAACTTACGCCCTTTTCCCGGACGAAGGCCACGGCATTCAGAAGATGCACAACCGTCGTGCTTATCATGCGATTGTCGAGCAGTTCCTTGCCCAGCATTTGGGTGGCAAGGCTGAGCCTGTCGGAACTGACTTTGAAGGATCATCCCTTCAGTTTCCGGCAGGCCGAGAGTTGATCGAAGGTCTTTGA
- a CDS encoding HAD family hydrolase, with translation MIKHIVWDWNGTLLDDFEITAQYGIDTFAKAGLTGVTFDDVRQHHTRPFADYLKAVMGRDATEVELSEFYSGFGAVYEPVMYDLPLAPDALHALETISGAGKSQSILSMAPHEELVSLVRHNGIYEHFTRVDGAQDLSKHFKIDALRAHIDKLGVDPSSVCVIGDSIDDFDAAKGLGASAVLVSTGMYAHNRLIATGAPVATNLTGAVAEALK, from the coding sequence ATGATTAAGCACATTGTCTGGGACTGGAACGGTACCCTGCTGGATGATTTTGAGATCACAGCACAATATGGCATCGATACTTTTGCGAAAGCTGGTTTGACCGGCGTAACGTTCGATGATGTGCGGCAGCATCATACGCGTCCTTTTGCAGATTATCTCAAGGCTGTGATGGGGCGCGACGCAACAGAGGTTGAGCTCTCTGAATTTTATAGCGGTTTTGGTGCGGTCTATGAGCCGGTGATGTACGATTTGCCTCTGGCACCTGACGCGTTGCACGCGCTTGAGACTATCAGCGGTGCAGGCAAGAGCCAGTCCATTCTCTCCATGGCACCGCATGAGGAGCTGGTCTCTCTGGTGCGCCACAACGGCATCTATGAGCACTTCACCCGAGTTGATGGTGCGCAGGATCTGAGTAAGCACTTCAAGATTGATGCCCTTCGTGCGCATATCGATAAGCTTGGCGTTGATCCTTCCAGTGTCTGTGTGATTGGCGACAGCATTGATGACTTTGACGCAGCAAAGGGCCTCGGCGCTTCCGCTGTTCTCGTCTCCACCGGCATGTACGCCCACAACCGCCTCATCGCCACCGGCGCCCCAGTGGCGACAAACCTGACGGGTGCAGTTGCAGAGGCGTTGAAGTAA
- a CDS encoding OmpP1/FadL family transporter: MRVLKTLAQTTVLGCAVSMIPAAAFAGGWSTEGIADYDLLFAKERFAFEAQSTVALRNVDFKNAKTTVNGAPISALAANPGTDSADDMAPNVWFNSGSVKFGLTDNIDLFARINQPYVISEQPGFDWSGQYAIGETNADALGIDAMLSYKHEVSEGKFVRVFGGVRSVTVDYEQLSNTLIVPPLTPPPYGAADVAVNVETEREYGFRLGAAFEVPEIALRALVSYESEIDLDLDGDFVVALPAAAGGPVNANAAASATLPQSIEAKIQTGVAPGWLVSLGVKWTDWSVLNELAVNLDSADPRAPSNLVRSLNYKDGWIVEAGVGHQLTEKLSVGGNLTWDKGIGGPYSDYYAVGLGGSYDLTENLKFTLGGKAIYKTAGEGSYDITRTTAGTPSEVNAEYEYDSSWNFAVSSKIRVAF, from the coding sequence ATGCGTGTTCTCAAGACATTGGCTCAGACAACCGTTCTGGGCTGCGCGGTATCCATGATTCCTGCTGCTGCTTTTGCTGGCGGTTGGTCCACTGAAGGTATCGCAGACTACGATCTTCTGTTTGCGAAAGAGCGTTTTGCATTTGAGGCTCAGTCAACAGTAGCGCTTCGCAATGTTGACTTCAAAAATGCAAAAACCACGGTAAATGGCGCACCAATTTCAGCACTTGCTGCAAACCCAGGCACAGATAGTGCTGATGATATGGCACCTAATGTCTGGTTTAACTCTGGTTCTGTGAAGTTTGGTCTGACTGATAATATTGATCTCTTTGCGCGCATTAATCAGCCATATGTGATTAGTGAGCAGCCTGGCTTTGATTGGAGCGGCCAATACGCAATTGGTGAGACTAATGCTGATGCTCTTGGTATTGATGCAATGCTGAGCTACAAGCACGAAGTTTCAGAGGGGAAATTTGTCCGTGTGTTCGGCGGTGTTCGTTCTGTGACCGTCGACTATGAGCAGTTATCAAACACCTTGATTGTCCCTCCTTTGACACCTCCTCCATACGGTGCAGCGGATGTTGCTGTTAATGTTGAAACCGAACGTGAATATGGTTTCCGTTTGGGGGCAGCATTTGAAGTTCCTGAAATCGCTTTGCGTGCATTAGTGTCTTATGAGTCTGAAATCGACTTGGATCTTGATGGCGATTTTGTGGTTGCCCTTCCTGCTGCCGCAGGTGGGCCAGTCAATGCTAATGCGGCTGCTAGCGCAACGCTTCCTCAATCGATCGAAGCGAAAATTCAGACTGGTGTAGCACCGGGCTGGCTTGTTTCTCTCGGTGTTAAATGGACTGATTGGAGCGTGTTGAACGAACTGGCGGTTAATCTGGATAGTGCTGATCCAAGAGCTCCTTCCAATCTGGTCCGTTCTTTGAACTATAAAGATGGCTGGATTGTTGAAGCCGGTGTTGGTCACCAGCTTACCGAAAAACTGAGTGTAGGTGGTAACCTGACTTGGGACAAAGGTATTGGTGGTCCTTACTCTGACTACTATGCAGTAGGTCTTGGTGGTTCTTACGATTTGACAGAGAACCTCAAGTTCACTCTTGGTGGTAAGGCAATTTACAAAACTGCTGGTGAAGGCTCTTACGATATCACCAGAACAACAGCTGGTACGCCTTCAGAAGTTAATGCTGAATACGAATACGACTCCTCCTGGAACTTCGCTGTTTCTTCCAAGATCCGCGTTGCGTTCTAA
- a CDS encoding OmpP1/FadL family transporter: MRVLKNAGRGLAAGCFVLAGSGSALAGAWDTLGIGSSELLFAPEKFVVEGSVTYVDRNVDYDNTAASFVIPGVPPTVVNPGGPATSRATPNIWNYQGALKFGITDNADCMARINNPLSIEEEMDPDWRGRFSGYETQARTLAFDATCAYRFQVGEGRYFRAIAGVKAQDLSYYSKGAHPLAGTAEVDLKADGLDYGWRVGVAYEVPAYALRASLIYDSQIETDLSGDTIVGGSKAFDSTASLTLPQSVELNVQSGIAPGWLVSAGVKWVDWSVIDVLSVDSFHPVSGAAEGETVHRKLNFKDGWTVKAGIGHALNEKVSLGSSLQWDRGVGGSYSDTYTFGFGGSYAANKNVKFTVGTAAIYKTAGSGDATNFASGTVNEYDYDASWAYAVNTKIRLSF, encoded by the coding sequence ATGCGGGTTTTAAAGAATGCAGGCCGCGGCCTCGCAGCAGGCTGCTTTGTGCTGGCCGGATCAGGCTCAGCTTTAGCTGGCGCGTGGGATACGCTTGGTATCGGCTCGTCTGAGTTGCTTTTTGCGCCTGAGAAGTTTGTGGTCGAAGGTTCTGTGACCTACGTTGATCGCAATGTGGACTACGACAACACTGCGGCCAGTTTTGTTATTCCAGGCGTGCCGCCAACTGTAGTCAACCCAGGTGGACCAGCAACTTCACGCGCTACTCCAAACATTTGGAATTATCAGGGTGCATTAAAATTCGGTATTACGGACAATGCGGACTGCATGGCGCGCATAAATAATCCTCTATCAATTGAGGAGGAAATGGATCCTGATTGGCGTGGCCGTTTTTCTGGTTATGAGACACAAGCTCGGACGCTCGCATTTGATGCAACCTGCGCCTACAGATTTCAAGTGGGCGAGGGACGATATTTCCGTGCAATCGCAGGGGTGAAAGCTCAGGATCTGAGCTATTATTCAAAGGGAGCTCACCCGCTAGCTGGAACTGCTGAGGTGGATCTGAAAGCTGATGGATTGGATTACGGTTGGCGCGTTGGTGTCGCGTACGAAGTGCCTGCATACGCATTACGCGCCAGTCTGATTTATGATTCTCAAATCGAAACAGATCTCAGTGGCGATACAATCGTAGGAGGCTCGAAGGCTTTTGACAGCACTGCATCCTTAACTTTACCTCAGTCGGTCGAACTGAATGTGCAATCTGGTATTGCTCCAGGTTGGTTGGTGAGTGCTGGTGTGAAGTGGGTTGATTGGTCTGTAATTGATGTCTTGTCTGTAGATAGCTTTCACCCTGTGAGTGGAGCTGCGGAGGGTGAGACAGTTCATCGGAAGCTCAACTTTAAGGATGGCTGGACTGTAAAAGCTGGGATTGGTCATGCCCTTAATGAGAAGGTGAGCTTGGGAAGTTCACTGCAGTGGGATCGTGGTGTCGGTGGTAGTTACTCTGATACCTATACTTTTGGTTTTGGTGGCTCTTATGCTGCCAATAAAAATGTGAAATTTACTGTTGGGACTGCAGCTATTTACAAAACTGCAGGATCGGGTGATGCAACTAACTTTGCATCAGGTACGGTCAACGAGTATGACTACGATGCGTCATGGGCTTACGCAGTGAATACTAAGATACGTTTGTCGTTCTGA
- a CDS encoding heparan-alpha-glucosaminide N-acetyltransferase, which yields MQQSPLLSRLILADVARGLALLAMAIYHFSWDLSWFNVVDWDVSGAPGWRLFAQLIAGSFLFLVGFSLVLAHRNGIRWESFWRREIKVAIAALAVSVATYFIFQDQWVRFGILHSIVVSSLLALPFLRVHSIIALLCGAGVILLYHWLGDYVLPYRQFFWLGLNSLPEVSVDYVPLIPWFGPVLLGVGCGDIFARYDLLRFLRGSASPSVISRCFAWFGRHSLATYLLHQPILFGVVWVGVNVGLFGDVQVRSFQQSCTTVCSQTVDAQQCARACECTSAELMDRGVWEDLLVRPNDPDVREIAQQVFQVCLRP from the coding sequence GTGCAGCAAAGCCCATTGCTAAGCAGACTTATCCTCGCGGACGTTGCCCGCGGTCTCGCGCTTCTGGCAATGGCGATTTACCATTTCTCCTGGGATCTCTCTTGGTTCAATGTTGTTGACTGGGATGTCTCAGGTGCGCCGGGTTGGCGCCTGTTCGCCCAGTTGATTGCTGGCAGTTTCCTGTTTCTTGTTGGTTTCAGTCTTGTGCTGGCGCATAGAAATGGCATCCGGTGGGAGAGTTTCTGGCGGCGGGAGATCAAGGTTGCTATTGCTGCGCTGGCGGTTTCTGTCGCAACCTACTTTATCTTTCAGGATCAATGGGTTCGCTTTGGTATTCTACATTCCATTGTGGTTTCCAGCTTGCTCGCTCTGCCGTTTTTGCGAGTTCACTCTATAATTGCGTTGCTATGTGGAGCAGGGGTGATTTTGCTCTACCACTGGCTGGGGGATTACGTGCTGCCTTATCGCCAGTTCTTCTGGCTGGGGCTCAACTCATTGCCCGAAGTTTCCGTTGATTATGTGCCGCTTATTCCCTGGTTTGGCCCTGTGCTGTTGGGCGTAGGCTGCGGGGATATCTTTGCCCGCTACGACCTTTTGCGGTTTTTGCGCGGTTCTGCGTCGCCAAGCGTTATTTCGCGTTGCTTTGCGTGGTTTGGTCGCCATTCCCTCGCGACCTACCTTCTTCATCAGCCGATCCTGTTTGGTGTTGTTTGGGTTGGTGTGAATGTCGGTCTGTTCGGGGATGTGCAGGTGCGAAGCTTTCAGCAGTCATGTACCACGGTGTGTAGCCAGACAGTGGATGCGCAGCAATGTGCGCGAGCTTGTGAGTGTACTTCTGCTGAGTTGATGGATCGTGGTGTTTGGGAAGATCTACTGGTTCGGCCGAATGATCCTGATGTGCGTGAGATTGCGCAGCAAGTGTTTCAGGTGTGCTTGCGGCCCTAG
- a CDS encoding septal ring lytic transglycosylase RlpA family protein: MVFVAFILRPHQVEIKTSSQCGEASWYALTSQTASGEMMDPSKLTAAHLTLPMGTRVLVTNLTNGKSLTVRINDRGPYAQNRLIDLSKAAAAELGFIKSGVTQVKISVANEFKQHLKGHKCNNQQYTFNSAANTLTE; encoded by the coding sequence ATCGTGTTTGTTGCCTTCATTTTGCGCCCCCATCAGGTTGAGATAAAAACCTCATCCCAATGCGGTGAGGCTTCCTGGTATGCCCTCACCTCTCAAACGGCCAGCGGGGAAATGATGGACCCGTCCAAACTCACGGCGGCCCACCTCACGCTTCCGATGGGTACCCGAGTTCTGGTCACAAACCTCACCAATGGCAAATCACTCACCGTCCGCATCAATGATCGCGGCCCTTATGCGCAAAACCGATTGATAGACCTTTCCAAAGCAGCAGCTGCGGAACTTGGCTTCATTAAAAGCGGTGTAACTCAGGTAAAAATCTCAGTAGCCAATGAGTTCAAACAACATTTAAAAGGCCACAAATGTAATAATCAGCAATATACTTTTAATAGTGCAGCAAATACGTTGACTGAATAA